A window of the Natronospira proteinivora genome harbors these coding sequences:
- the rsxC gene encoding electron transport complex subunit RsxC, translating into MQTLHGFPGGLALEARKDQSTAKPLARVPLGFEYVLPLLQHEGDPAQARVSVGDRVLRGQVIARAEGYLSLPIHAPTSGTVTGILPRPIPHPSGLLAECIVIEADGLDEAAETKAPIEDPAAVHPSRLRNRLRECGVAGLGGAAFPTHVKLNPTAERPIETLIINGAQCEPYISCDDRLLREKADEVVAGTAVMLTALHASQALIAIENDTPQAMAAVDEALARYSDDRIRRVAVPTIYPEGGERQLIQTLTGREVPSRGLPADIGVICHNVGTARAAWRAIHHGEALTERVVTVTGNGVTAPRNVIARLGTPVADLVAFCGGYTDSVARLIMGGPMMGFALGSDEVSVVKGTTCILAADNSEILLEKQSMPCIRCGECAETCPAGLLPQQLYWHAHERDWEGVENFHLFDCIECGCCDVVCPSHIPLVQYFRAAKTEIWARQRDREKSDIARARYEQRQARLAREAEEKKRRHEEKKKALAGRKKGDDKVKSELDAIMSRVKQRKKGDN; encoded by the coding sequence ATGCAGACATTACACGGATTTCCCGGCGGTCTGGCGCTGGAGGCGCGCAAGGACCAGTCCACGGCCAAGCCCCTGGCGCGTGTGCCCCTGGGCTTTGAATATGTGCTGCCCCTGTTGCAGCACGAGGGGGATCCAGCCCAGGCCCGAGTCAGCGTGGGTGATCGGGTGCTTCGCGGGCAGGTCATCGCCCGGGCGGAAGGCTATCTCAGCCTGCCCATCCATGCCCCCACTTCGGGAACGGTCACCGGCATTCTTCCCCGACCCATCCCCCACCCCTCGGGGCTTTTGGCCGAATGCATCGTCATTGAAGCCGATGGTCTGGATGAGGCGGCCGAAACCAAGGCGCCTATTGAAGACCCTGCCGCCGTGCACCCCTCGCGCCTGCGCAATCGCCTGCGAGAGTGCGGGGTGGCGGGCCTGGGCGGGGCGGCCTTCCCCACCCATGTGAAACTCAATCCCACCGCCGAGCGCCCCATTGAGACCTTGATCATCAATGGCGCCCAGTGCGAACCCTATATCAGCTGTGATGATCGTTTGCTGCGGGAAAAGGCGGATGAAGTGGTGGCGGGTACGGCGGTCATGCTTACCGCCCTGCATGCCTCCCAGGCCCTGATCGCCATCGAAAACGACACCCCCCAGGCCATGGCCGCGGTGGACGAGGCCCTGGCCCGCTACAGTGATGATCGCATTCGCCGGGTGGCGGTCCCTACCATCTATCCCGAAGGGGGGGAACGCCAGCTGATCCAGACCCTCACCGGGCGGGAAGTTCCCAGCCGGGGCCTGCCGGCCGATATTGGCGTCATCTGCCACAACGTGGGTACGGCGCGCGCCGCTTGGCGGGCCATCCACCACGGGGAGGCCCTGACTGAACGGGTGGTGACGGTGACTGGCAATGGGGTCACTGCCCCTCGCAATGTGATTGCCCGCCTAGGCACCCCCGTGGCGGATCTGGTGGCCTTCTGCGGTGGCTATACCGATTCGGTGGCGCGTCTGATCATGGGTGGGCCCATGATGGGCTTTGCCCTGGGCTCGGATGAGGTTTCGGTGGTCAAGGGGACCACCTGTATCCTGGCCGCCGACAACAGTGAAATCCTGTTGGAGAAGCAGTCGATGCCCTGCATCCGCTGTGGTGAATGTGCCGAGACCTGTCCCGCGGGGCTGCTGCCCCAACAGCTCTACTGGCATGCCCATGAGCGAGACTGGGAAGGCGTGGAGAATTTCCACCTCTTCGATTGCATTGAATGTGGCTGCTGCGACGTGGTCTGCCCCAGCCATATCCCCCTGGTTCAGTATTTTCGGGCGGCCAAGACCGAAATCTGGGCCCGGCAACGGGATCGGGAGAAATCGGACATTGCCCGAGCCCGATATGAACAACGTCAGGCCCGACTGGCGCGGGAAGCCGAGGAAAAGAAACGTCGGCATGAAGAAAAGAAAAAGGCCCTGGCTGGTCGAAAGAAGGGGGATGATAAGGTGAAGTCCGAGCTCGACGCCATCATGTCCCGGGTCAAGCAGCGCAAAAAGGGCGACAATTAA
- the rsxG gene encoding electron transport complex subunit RsxG: MKVTRSQVIRSMVISAGLLAIFAVVGGGLVALTEQLTRDRIAENERRARLASLQEILPADAYDNDLVEDTIELQDVTGLNLEPSVVIHRAFKEGEPVAAIFPLVAPDGYGGPIHLLMGVHMDGRIAGVRVTRHSETPGLGDPIEARRSDWIHDFQGRQLGDAADEKWQVQADGGEFDQFTGATITPRAVVRAVRRGLVYFETNKPLIFPEETFPQDPEQ, from the coding sequence ATGAAAGTAACTCGAAGCCAAGTAATTCGCTCCATGGTGATCAGCGCTGGCCTGTTGGCCATTTTTGCAGTGGTGGGTGGCGGCCTGGTGGCCCTGACCGAACAACTGACCCGGGACCGCATTGCGGAGAATGAGCGCCGCGCCCGGCTGGCCAGCCTTCAGGAAATACTGCCCGCCGATGCCTATGACAACGACCTGGTGGAAGACACCATTGAGCTTCAGGATGTGACCGGACTCAACCTGGAACCTTCGGTGGTAATCCACCGGGCCTTCAAGGAGGGCGAGCCGGTTGCAGCCATCTTCCCGCTGGTGGCCCCAGACGGTTATGGCGGCCCCATCCATCTACTGATGGGAGTGCACATGGACGGACGAATCGCCGGCGTTCGAGTGACAAGACACTCCGAGACCCCCGGCCTGGGGGACCCCATCGAGGCCCGACGCTCCGACTGGATTCACGATTTCCAGGGCAGACAACTGGGCGATGCGGCTGATGAGAAGTGGCAGGTCCAGGCCGATGGTGGCGAATTTGATCAATTCACCGGGGCCACCATTACCCCTCGGGCAGTGGTCCGGGCGGTGCGGCGAGGTTTGGTATACTTCGAGACCAACAAGCCACTGATATTTCCCGAAGAAACGTTCCCGCAAGACCCTGAGCAGTGA
- the metG gene encoding methionine--tRNA ligase, with protein sequence MSEKRRRILVTSALPYANGHLHLGHMLEYIQTDIWVRFQKMRGHECHYVCAEDAHGTPIMLKARQEGISPEELIRKLADSHKRDFDEFRIGFDNYHSTHSEENRVLAETIYVRLREAGHIDSRTIRQAYDEQEGMFLPDRFIRGECPKCGAEDQYGDSCEVCGATYSPAELKNPVSVVSGSTPVERESEHYFFRLADFEAMLREWTGADGKAQNNLQEAVSAKLQEWFDAGLQDWDISRDAPYFGFEIPDAPGKFFYVWLDAPMGYMASFRQLCERSGLNFDDFWAAGQEDQTEVYHFIGKDIIYFHALFWPAILHGAGFRRPTAVWAHGFLTVDGQKMSKSRGTFIQARTWLDHLDGEYLRYYFAAKLSDRVEDIDLSLSDFTNRVNSDLVGKLVNIASRTAGFVRKKFDNRLGSEMEPEGEALYQDIVAASDEIAADFERRAFSQAMRKIMALADRVNQYVSEKAPWTLAKEEARLAEVQAICTAALNSFRVLVGYLRPVVPALAERAEHFLNIDAPQWDQLAEPLVNHRIRKFKPLLTRVEPEQIDKLLEASKENLEAQTAADAGKKNSQQEKTAVDELAPECTIDDFMKVDLRVAKIAQAEHVEGADKLLRLQLDIGGETRQVFAGIKSAYAPEQLEGKLTVMVANLKPRKMRFGVSEGMVLAAGDGESLHILEPDSGATPGMRVK encoded by the coding sequence ATGAGCGAGAAGCGACGCCGGATCCTCGTTACCAGCGCCCTGCCCTACGCCAATGGTCATCTGCACCTGGGTCACATGCTGGAATACATCCAGACCGATATCTGGGTGCGCTTCCAGAAAATGCGCGGCCATGAATGCCATTACGTCTGCGCCGAGGATGCCCATGGCACCCCCATCATGCTCAAGGCCCGCCAGGAAGGCATTTCCCCTGAGGAACTGATCCGGAAACTGGCGGACAGCCACAAGCGGGATTTCGACGAGTTTCGCATCGGCTTCGATAATTATCACAGCACCCATTCCGAAGAGAACCGGGTGCTGGCCGAGACCATCTATGTACGGCTGCGTGAGGCCGGTCATATTGATTCCCGGACCATTCGACAGGCTTACGATGAACAGGAAGGCATGTTCCTGCCCGACCGCTTCATCCGCGGGGAATGCCCCAAGTGTGGCGCCGAGGACCAGTACGGCGACTCCTGCGAGGTCTGTGGTGCCACCTATTCCCCGGCCGAGCTGAAAAACCCGGTCTCGGTGGTCTCCGGCAGCACGCCGGTGGAACGGGAATCGGAGCATTACTTCTTCCGCCTGGCCGACTTCGAAGCCATGCTGCGGGAATGGACCGGGGCCGACGGCAAGGCGCAAAACAACCTCCAGGAAGCGGTTTCGGCCAAGCTCCAGGAATGGTTCGACGCCGGCCTGCAGGACTGGGATATCTCCCGGGATGCGCCCTACTTCGGCTTCGAGATCCCCGATGCCCCGGGCAAGTTCTTCTATGTCTGGCTGGATGCCCCCATGGGCTATATGGCCAGCTTCCGCCAACTTTGCGAGCGCAGCGGCCTGAATTTCGATGATTTCTGGGCCGCCGGACAGGAAGATCAGACCGAGGTCTATCACTTCATCGGCAAGGACATCATCTACTTCCATGCCCTGTTCTGGCCGGCCATTCTGCACGGGGCCGGTTTCCGCCGCCCCACCGCGGTCTGGGCCCACGGCTTTCTCACCGTGGACGGGCAGAAGATGTCCAAATCCCGGGGCACCTTCATCCAGGCCCGGACCTGGCTGGATCACCTGGACGGGGAATACCTGCGCTATTACTTCGCCGCCAAGCTCTCCGACCGGGTCGAAGACATCGATCTGAGCCTGTCCGATTTCACCAACCGGGTGAACTCGGACTTGGTAGGCAAGCTGGTGAATATCGCCAGTCGCACCGCCGGCTTTGTGCGCAAGAAATTCGATAACCGCCTGGGTAGCGAGATGGAGCCGGAAGGTGAGGCGCTTTACCAGGACATCGTGGCCGCCTCCGATGAGATCGCCGCCGACTTCGAGCGACGGGCCTTTTCCCAGGCCATGCGCAAGATCATGGCCCTGGCCGACCGGGTCAACCAGTACGTCAGCGAGAAGGCGCCCTGGACCCTGGCCAAGGAAGAAGCCCGGCTGGCCGAAGTTCAGGCCATCTGCACCGCGGCCCTGAACAGTTTCCGGGTATTGGTGGGCTATCTGCGCCCGGTAGTCCCGGCCCTGGCCGAACGGGCCGAACACTTCCTCAACATCGACGCCCCCCAATGGGATCAGCTGGCCGAACCCCTGGTGAATCACCGGATTCGCAAGTTCAAGCCCCTGCTCACCCGGGTGGAGCCCGAGCAGATCGACAAGCTGCTGGAGGCCTCCAAGGAAAACCTGGAAGCGCAGACCGCCGCCGATGCCGGCAAAAAGAACAGTCAACAGGAGAAGACCGCCGTGGATGAGCTGGCCCCGGAATGCACCATTGATGACTTCATGAAAGTCGATCTTCGCGTGGCGAAGATCGCACAGGCCGAACACGTGGAAGGTGCGGACAAGCTGCTGCGCCTGCAACTGGACATCGGCGGAGAGACCCGCCAGGTCTTTGCCGGCATCAAGTCCGCCTATGCCCCGGAACAGCTGGAAGGCAAGCTCACCGTCATGGTGGCCAATCTCAAGCCCCGCAAGATGCGATTCGGGGTCTCCGAAGGCATGGTGCTGGCCGCCGGCGACGGAGAAAGCCTGCACATTCTGGAACCGGATTCCGGTGCAACACCCGGGATGCGGGTGAAATAA
- the nth gene encoding endonuclease III — protein sequence MNAEKRREIFQRLRTANPAPTTELNYRTPFELLVAVALSAQATDVGVNKATKRLFPVANTPEAILALGEEGLKDYIKTIGLYNSKAANIIKTCRKLLEEHDGEVPRDRQSLEALPGVGRKTANVILNTAFGEPTIAVDTHIFRVSNRTGLAPGKTVRTVEDKLMKVTPPEFKRDAHHWLILHGRYVCKARKPDCFNCPIADLCEWPEKPL from the coding sequence ATGAACGCCGAAAAGCGCCGCGAAATCTTTCAGCGCCTGCGGACAGCGAACCCGGCCCCCACCACGGAGCTAAACTACCGTACACCCTTCGAGTTGTTGGTGGCCGTGGCCTTGTCTGCCCAGGCCACGGATGTGGGCGTGAATAAGGCCACCAAGCGCTTGTTCCCCGTGGCCAACACGCCGGAGGCCATTCTGGCGCTGGGCGAAGAAGGCTTGAAGGACTACATAAAGACCATTGGTCTGTATAACAGCAAAGCCGCCAATATCATCAAGACCTGCCGAAAATTGCTGGAAGAACACGACGGTGAAGTACCCCGGGACCGCCAATCCCTTGAAGCCTTGCCGGGGGTGGGCCGAAAAACCGCCAATGTCATCCTTAACACCGCCTTCGGTGAACCCACCATTGCCGTGGATACCCATATTTTCCGCGTCTCCAATCGGACAGGCCTGGCACCGGGTAAAACCGTACGCACCGTGGAAGACAAGCTGATGAAGGTCACGCCCCCTGAATTCAAGCGGGATGCCCATCACTGGCTGATCCTGCACGGCCGCTATGTTTGCAAAGCGAGAAAACCCGACTGTTTCAACTGCCCCATCGCGGATCTTTGCGAATGGCCGGAGAAGCCCCTGTGA
- the rsxB gene encoding electron transport complex subunit RsxB, with protein sequence MIEAVLTLSGLAGAFGLVLGFAAVRFKVAGDPVADQVDALLPQTQCGQCGFPGCRPYAEAIAKGEADINQCPPGGESTIVALADLLDRDPKPLNPENGEEDVPKVAVIDEDVCIGCTKCIQACPVDAILGAAKQMHTVIEDECTGCDLCIEPCPVDCIDMVPRRHAISDWRPPFPDKLQ encoded by the coding sequence ATGATTGAAGCGGTTCTCACATTATCGGGATTGGCGGGCGCCTTTGGCCTGGTGCTGGGCTTTGCGGCCGTGCGCTTCAAGGTGGCGGGGGACCCGGTGGCGGACCAGGTGGATGCTCTGCTGCCCCAGACCCAGTGTGGCCAATGCGGCTTTCCGGGCTGCCGCCCCTATGCCGAGGCCATTGCCAAGGGGGAAGCCGATATCAATCAATGTCCGCCCGGCGGGGAATCCACCATTGTGGCCCTGGCGGATTTGTTGGACCGGGACCCCAAGCCTCTGAACCCGGAAAACGGGGAAGAGGATGTCCCCAAGGTGGCGGTGATTGACGAAGACGTCTGCATAGGCTGCACCAAGTGCATTCAGGCCTGTCCGGTGGATGCCATCCTGGGCGCGGCCAAGCAGATGCACACGGTGATCGAAGACGAGTGCACCGGCTGCGACCTTTGCATCGAGCCCTGCCCGGTGGATTGCATCGACATGGTGCCGCGGCGCCACGCTATCAGTGACTGGCGGCCGCCCTTCCCGGACAAGCTACAATAG
- the rsxA gene encoding electron transport complex subunit RsxA, translated as MTELALILLATVLVNNFVLVQFLGLCPFMGVSRKLETAAGMALATAFVLTIASMAGYLINAYLLAPLGLEYLRTIAFILAIAGVVQFTELVVKKTSPLLYQVLGIFLPLITSNCAVLGVALLNVQEAHGFFESLVFGFGAAVGFCLVLILFAGLRERMAGADIPTPFRGAAIGLITAGMMSLAFMGFSGLVTG; from the coding sequence ATGACCGAGCTTGCGCTCATCCTCCTGGCAACGGTACTGGTCAACAACTTCGTGCTGGTGCAGTTTCTGGGGCTGTGCCCCTTCATGGGGGTCTCGCGCAAGCTGGAAACGGCGGCCGGCATGGCCCTGGCCACGGCCTTCGTACTGACCATTGCCTCCATGGCCGGGTATTTGATCAATGCCTATCTGCTGGCGCCCCTGGGGCTGGAATACCTGCGCACCATTGCCTTTATTCTGGCCATCGCCGGGGTGGTCCAGTTCACGGAACTGGTGGTGAAGAAAACCAGTCCATTGCTGTACCAGGTATTGGGCATCTTCCTGCCCCTGATCACCTCGAACTGTGCCGTACTGGGGGTCGCCCTGCTCAATGTGCAGGAGGCCCACGGCTTTTTCGAGTCCCTGGTGTTCGGCTTTGGCGCCGCCGTGGGCTTTTGTCTGGTGCTGATCCTCTTCGCTGGCCTGCGTGAACGGATGGCCGGGGCCGACATCCCCACCCCCTTCCGGGGGGCCGCCATCGGCCTGATCACCGCCGGCATGATGTCTTTGGCCTTCATGGGCTTCTCCGGTCTGGTGACGGGGTAA
- a CDS encoding DUF1841 family protein encodes MFDADRDQVRQMFIRTWDKARAGEPLQDLEKIIAGVIEEHPEYQGLLESGDRGIGQEWTPEHGQENPFLHMGMHITIREQIAVDRPPGIREAHAELCRTLGNPMRAEHEIMEILGEILWNAQRQGLPPDETAYLSRVRRLAGLTP; translated from the coding sequence ATGTTTGATGCCGATCGCGACCAGGTTCGGCAAATGTTCATCCGGACCTGGGACAAGGCCCGGGCCGGTGAACCGCTGCAGGACCTGGAGAAAATCATTGCCGGGGTCATTGAGGAACACCCGGAGTACCAGGGGCTGCTGGAATCCGGAGACCGTGGCATTGGGCAAGAATGGACGCCTGAACACGGCCAGGAGAATCCTTTCCTGCATATGGGGATGCACATCACCATCCGGGAGCAGATTGCCGTGGACAGGCCCCCCGGGATCCGGGAAGCCCACGCCGAGCTGTGCCGGACGCTAGGCAACCCCATGCGGGCTGAGCATGAAATCATGGAGATCCTGGGCGAAATCCTCTGGAATGCCCAAAGGCAGGGCCTGCCACCGGATGAAACGGCCTATCTGAGTCGGGTTCGGCGGCTGGCGGGATTGACACCCTAA
- a CDS encoding DsbC family protein, which yields MRFKTLVYYLMLAVGIMGSAPLAAEQDHKDIILKNLEQHLPNLSISREQLRPSPIDGLWILTIGPEVVYVDEEGEHLFQGDMIHLPSRENLSEADRAEARRETLSGVDPETRLSYIAEEEAFNITVFTDIDCGYCRQLHRDMDELNKAGISVHYLFYPRGGEGTAAWEKSDQVWCADDKHEAMDEAKSGANLQGDTCEETPTEAHFQLGRQMQVSGTPTIITESGHIIRGYVPADNLISRIRDLENGD from the coding sequence ATGAGATTCAAGACCCTGGTTTATTACCTCATGCTGGCTGTTGGCATAATGGGCAGTGCACCCCTGGCTGCGGAACAGGACCACAAGGACATCATCCTGAAGAATCTGGAACAACACCTGCCCAATCTCAGCATTTCCCGGGAGCAATTGCGCCCCAGCCCCATCGACGGCTTGTGGATACTCACCATTGGACCGGAAGTGGTCTATGTGGATGAGGAAGGGGAGCACCTTTTCCAGGGTGACATGATCCACCTTCCCAGCCGGGAAAATCTCAGTGAGGCCGATCGTGCCGAGGCCCGCCGCGAGACATTGTCGGGAGTGGACCCGGAAACACGGCTCAGCTATATAGCCGAGGAGGAAGCCTTCAACATCACGGTTTTCACCGATATTGATTGCGGATATTGCCGACAGCTGCATCGGGACATGGATGAGCTCAACAAGGCGGGTATCTCCGTCCACTATCTGTTCTATCCACGAGGCGGGGAAGGTACGGCAGCCTGGGAGAAATCCGATCAAGTCTGGTGCGCAGACGACAAGCATGAAGCCATGGATGAAGCAAAGAGCGGCGCCAACCTGCAGGGTGATACCTGCGAAGAAACGCCCACCGAGGCCCACTTCCAACTGGGCCGCCAGATGCAGGTCAGCGGTACACCAACCATCATCACCGAATCAGGCCATATCATCCGGGGTTATGTGCCGGCCGATAATCTAATCAGCCGTATTCGCGACCTGGAAAATGGAGACTGA
- a CDS encoding electron transport complex subunit E, with amino-acid sequence MTNYRNIAREGLWTNNPGLVQLLGLCPLLAVTGTAINGLGLGLATLFVLLGSNLAVSAIRHAVHPEIRIPVFVMIIAALVTAVELAMNAFFHDLYQVLGIFIPLIVTNCTIIGRAEAFASRNPVPRAAADGLAMGLGFAAVLIVLGGFRELLGQGTLFSGAEMMFGSAMDITLRPIPAYDGFLLAVLPPGAFIGLGLLVALKNWLDARASAATVKAGAIRRVST; translated from the coding sequence ATGACGAACTACCGCAACATCGCCCGAGAGGGCCTTTGGACCAATAACCCGGGCCTGGTCCAGCTCCTGGGTTTATGTCCCTTGCTAGCGGTTACTGGGACCGCCATCAATGGCCTTGGCCTGGGCCTCGCGACCCTGTTCGTTCTCCTGGGCTCCAACCTGGCCGTCTCCGCCATTCGCCATGCGGTGCATCCGGAGATACGGATTCCGGTCTTCGTCATGATTATCGCCGCCCTGGTCACGGCGGTGGAGTTGGCAATGAACGCCTTCTTCCACGACCTCTACCAAGTACTCGGCATTTTCATCCCCCTGATTGTGACCAACTGCACCATCATTGGACGCGCCGAAGCCTTCGCCTCACGCAACCCCGTACCCCGGGCCGCCGCCGATGGCCTTGCCATGGGGCTGGGTTTCGCGGCCGTGTTGATTGTCCTGGGTGGCTTCCGGGAACTGCTGGGACAGGGCACGCTGTTCTCAGGTGCCGAGATGATGTTCGGTAGCGCCATGGACATCACCCTCCGCCCCATTCCTGCCTATGACGGATTCCTGTTGGCGGTTCTGCCGCCGGGGGCCTTCATCGGCCTGGGCCTGCTGGTGGCACTGAAGAACTGGCTGGATGCCCGGGCTAGCGCCGCCACCGTGAAAGCGGGGGCAATCAGGAGGGTTTCAACATGA
- the xerD gene encoding site-specific tyrosine recombinase XerD, which produces MDSIERFLDAMWMERGLSENTLAAYRADLQNLAKWAQGVEREVETLARDDILEFLAWRVQQGARPRSTARQLSSIRRYFRYLVREGRRSDDPSSDIEMPRLGRPLPKSLGESEVEALLAAPEVEKPLGLRDRAMLELLYATGLRVSELVSLRLDQVNLRQGVIRINGKGERERLVPLGEESQAWLQRYVEEGRSGILGGRQSPFLFPTRRSEHMTRQAFWHIIKRYAQRAGISRGLSPHTLRHAFATHLLNNGADLRVVQMLLGHSDVSTTQIYTHVARERLKSLHEEHHPRG; this is translated from the coding sequence ATGGATTCCATCGAGCGATTTCTGGATGCCATGTGGATGGAACGCGGGTTATCCGAAAATACCCTGGCGGCCTATCGGGCTGACCTTCAGAATTTAGCCAAATGGGCGCAAGGGGTGGAGCGTGAAGTGGAAACCCTGGCTCGAGACGATATTCTGGAGTTTTTGGCTTGGAGAGTCCAGCAGGGGGCTCGTCCCCGTTCCACGGCACGTCAGTTATCCAGTATTCGACGATATTTTCGTTATTTGGTCCGGGAGGGGCGACGTTCGGATGATCCATCGTCGGATATTGAGATGCCACGCCTGGGACGGCCACTGCCGAAATCCCTGGGCGAGAGTGAAGTGGAGGCCCTTCTGGCAGCGCCGGAGGTTGAGAAGCCCCTGGGGCTGCGTGATCGTGCCATGCTGGAGTTACTCTATGCCACCGGGCTGAGGGTGTCGGAGTTGGTGTCTTTGCGACTGGACCAGGTCAATCTGCGCCAGGGCGTGATTCGTATTAACGGAAAGGGTGAACGAGAGCGACTGGTGCCCTTGGGTGAGGAGTCTCAGGCCTGGCTGCAGCGATATGTTGAGGAAGGCCGGTCAGGTATTCTGGGGGGGCGGCAGAGTCCCTTCCTGTTTCCCACTCGTCGCAGTGAGCATATGACCCGCCAGGCCTTCTGGCACATTATCAAGCGCTACGCCCAGCGGGCTGGCATATCCCGGGGGCTTTCTCCCCATACGCTTCGCCATGCCTTTGCCACCCATCTGCTGAACAATGGCGCGGATCTGCGGGTGGTGCAGATGTTGTTGGGGCACAGTGATGTCTCCACCACGCAGATTTATACACATGTGGCTCGGGAGCGGCTCAAGAGCCTGCATGAAGAGCACCACCCCCGTGGCTGA
- the rsxD gene encoding electron transport complex subunit RsxD, translated as MRFPTGPAPHLAPQNSITTMMLRVLLALVPALLVWVWFFGWGIVFNIVIASATALLAEVMMLYLRGKAIRAHLLDLSAIVTAVLLAFCLPPTTPWWITVTGVAFAIIFAKHLYGGLGHNPFNPAMAGYVVLLISFPVEMTQWLPPRQLMEDGQFPTAWAQLVAILTGELPGASLDAISRATPLDVMRTELGQARTIAEITADPRFGDLGGYGWEWIGNGVLLGGIWLIYKKVIRWQIPVAVLAGVLIPATFFYLLDPGSHASPAFHLFSGATLLCAFFIATDPVSASTTRTGRLIYGAGIGFLIYAIRSWGGYPDAVAFAVLLMNMAVPLIDRYTKPRAYGHQK; from the coding sequence ATGCGATTCCCCACCGGGCCGGCGCCCCACCTGGCGCCGCAGAACTCCATCACCACCATGATGCTGCGGGTGCTGCTGGCCCTGGTACCGGCACTGCTGGTCTGGGTTTGGTTCTTCGGCTGGGGGATCGTCTTCAATATTGTCATTGCCTCGGCCACCGCCCTGTTGGCCGAAGTGATGATGCTCTATCTTCGGGGTAAGGCCATCCGGGCCCATCTGCTGGACCTGAGCGCGATTGTCACCGCCGTCCTGCTGGCCTTCTGTCTGCCCCCCACCACGCCCTGGTGGATCACGGTCACCGGCGTGGCCTTTGCCATCATCTTCGCCAAACACCTTTACGGGGGCTTGGGGCACAATCCCTTCAATCCGGCCATGGCCGGTTATGTGGTTTTGCTGATCTCCTTCCCCGTGGAGATGACCCAGTGGCTGCCGCCCCGCCAACTGATGGAAGACGGCCAGTTCCCCACCGCCTGGGCCCAGCTGGTGGCCATCCTCACCGGCGAGCTGCCCGGAGCCAGCCTGGATGCCATCAGTCGGGCCACACCACTGGATGTGATGCGCACGGAGCTGGGCCAGGCCCGTACCATCGCCGAAATCACCGCCGATCCCCGCTTCGGAGACCTGGGCGGCTATGGCTGGGAATGGATCGGCAATGGCGTGCTGCTGGGCGGCATCTGGCTGATCTACAAAAAGGTCATTCGCTGGCAGATTCCAGTGGCCGTGCTTGCAGGCGTATTGATTCCGGCCACCTTCTTCTATCTGCTGGACCCGGGCAGCCATGCCTCGCCGGCCTTTCATCTGTTCAGCGGCGCCACCCTACTGTGTGCTTTCTTCATTGCCACCGATCCGGTTTCCGCCAGTACCACCCGCACCGGGCGGCTGATTTATGGCGCCGGTATCGGTTTTCTGATCTATGCCATTCGCAGCTGGGGGGGCTATCCGGATGCGGTGGCCTTCGCGGTACTGCTGATGAACATGGCGGTCCCGCTGATTGACCGCTACACCAAGCCGAGAGCCTATGGCCATCAAAAGTAA